The following are encoded in a window of Phaseolus vulgaris cultivar G19833 chromosome 3, P. vulgaris v2.0, whole genome shotgun sequence genomic DNA:
- the LOC137808726 gene encoding auxin response factor 3-like, which yields MPALIDLNSATEDHETPSSRPSSVCLELWHACAGPMISLPKKGTLVVYFPQGHLEQHLHDFPLPASANIPSHLFCRVLDVKLHSEEGSDEVYCQVVLVPESEQGHQKLREGEIDADGEEEDAEAVMKSTTPHMFCKTLTASDTSTHGGFSVPRRAAEDCFPPLDYSQQRPSQELVAKDLHGQEWRFRHIYRGQPRRHLLTTGWSAFVNKKKLVSRDAVLFLRGEDGELRLGIRRAAQLKSGSTISTFAGQQLNHSSLLDVVNALSARCAFSVHYNPRVSSSEFIIPIKKFLRSLDYSYSVGTRFRMRFETEDAAERRFTGLIVGITDVDPVRWPGSKWRCLMVRWDDLEATRHNRVSPWEIEPSGSASTANNMISAGLKRTKIGLPSTKLDFQVSNAIGASDFGESLRFQKVLQGQEMLGVNTTFDSTNGQGHQLSDLRRCYPGSNCSRIAATGNSIGIPQVSSNVSCNGIGFSESFRFQKVLQGQEILPSQPYGRALSVDEACGNGRFGPFDGYHTLRSRNGWSSHLSNSSSHLHPPVPSGQVSSPSSVLMFQQAHNPVSNSDYNSKISQVMEGKVQQRSSYTSEAKGGKFVSTPYEPLRGLAQEGTNSYGVSNLHNQFETSRSHDSISALRATQELVPTCKSRCRVFGFSLTEGAPVASKEVAGTDPSAVTCSGPSFARHAEDDFHPVHSKAVGSYCTKGVLQY from the exons atgCCTGCCCTCATCGATCTCAACAGCGCCACCGAGGACCATGAAACGCCGTCGTCTCGCCCATCCTCCGTCTGCCTCGAACTCTGGCACGCCTGCGCGGGTCCTATGATCTCCTTGCCCAAGAAAGGGACCCTTGTCGTGTACTTCCCTCAAGGACACTTGGAACAACACCTTCACGATTTTCCGCTCCCTGCTTCTGCTAACATCCCCTCCCATCTCTTCTGTCGCGTTCTCGATGTCAAGCTCCAT TCTGAGGAAGGGAGCGATGAGGTGTATTGCCAGGTGGTGCTGGTTCCCGAAAGTGAG CAAGGGCATCAGAAGTTGCGGGAAGGGGAAATTGATGCTGATGGTGAAGAGGAGGATGCTGAAGCTGTGATGAAGTCCACCACACCCCACATGTTCTGCAAGACTTTGACAGCTTCTGATACTAGCACTCATGGCGGATTCTCTGTGCCTCGTCGTGCTGCGGAAGATTGTTTTCCACCTCTG GATTACAGTCAACAGAGACCTTCACAGGAGCTTGTGGCGAAGGATCTGCATGGCCAAGAATGGAGGTTCCGACATATTTATAGGG GGCAACCACGACGACACTTGCTTACCACTGGGTGGAGTGCATTTGTGAACAAGAAGAAACTTGTATCTAGAGATGCTGTTCTGTTTCTTAG GGGTGAGGATGGAGAACTGAGATTGGGAATTCGTAGGGCTGCTCAATTGAAAAGTGGCAGTACCATTTCAACTTTTGCTGGCCAGCAATTGAATCATAGCAGTCTTCTGGATGTGGTTAATGCTTTATCAGCAAGATGTGCCTTTAGTGTTCACTATAATCCAAG GGTCAGTTCATCTGAGTTCATCATACCCATTAAGAAATTCTTGAGGAGCCTTGATTATTCTTATTCAGTTGGAACAAGATTTAGGATGCGTTTTGAAACTGAAGATGCTGCAGAGCGAAG ATTTACAGGATTGATTGTTGGAATTACTGATGTGGATCCTGTTAGATGGCCTGGATCAAAATGGAGATGCCTAATG GTAAGGTGGGATGACCTGGAAGCCACAAGGCATAATAGGGTTTCACCCTGGGAGATTGAGCCATCTGGTTCTGCATCTACTGCAAATAACATGATATCAGCTGGTTTGAAGAGGACCAAGATTGGATTGCCTTCAACCAAGCTAGATTTTCAAGTTTCCA ATGCAATTGGAGCATCAGACTTTGGCGAATCACTAAGGTTCCAGAAGGTCTTGCAAGGTCAAGAAATGTTGGGTGTTAACACAACTTTTGATAGTACTAATGGTCAGGGTCACCAGCTATCAGATTTGAGGAGATGCTATCCTGGCTCAAACTGTTCTAGGATTGCTGCAACCGGAAACAGCATTGGAATTCCGCAAGTGAGTTCCAATGTTTCCTGCAATGGCATAGGCTTCAGTGAATCTTTCAGATTCCAGAAGGTCTTGCAAGGTCAAGAAATACTTCCAAGCCAACCATATGGAAGGGCCCTGTCTGTTGATGAGGCTTGTGGAAATGGTCGCTTTGGACCTTTTGATGGTTACCATACACTGAGATCCAGAAATGGATGGTCTTCCCACTTGAGTAACAGTTCTTCACATTTGCATCCACCTGTTCCATCTGGGCAAGTTTCATCTCCATCATCTGTGTTAATGTTCCAGCAAGCACACAATCCAGTTTCAAACTCTGATTACAACAGCAAAATTAGTCAGGTGATGGAAGGTAAAGTCCAGCAACGATCATCATACACTTCTGAAGCTAAAGGTGGAAAATTTGTATCAACCCCTTATGAGCCTCTTCGTGGACTAGCTCAGGAAGGCACAAATTCTTATGGGGTCTCAAACTTGCACAATCAGTTTGAAACTTCACGTTCACACGATTCTATTTCAGCACTTCGGGCTACTCAAGAGTTGGTTCCCACATGTAAAAGTCGATGCAGAGTCTTTGGCTTCTCATTAACTGAGGGTGCTCCTGTTGCAAGTAAAGAAGTAGCCGGCACCGACCCATCGGCCGTCACATGTTCTGGACCTTCCTTTGCAAGACACGCTGAAGATGATTTCCATCCAGTGCATAGCAAGGCAGTGGGAAGTTATTGCACCAAA GGTGTGCTGCAATATTGA